One part of the Streptomyces sp. AM 2-1-1 genome encodes these proteins:
- a CDS encoding DEAD/DEAH box helicase has translation MNPVRSTRSYSSSGSAGRSGAPGVGGHSRSAPNRSGAPSRSGGNAGSGRSGGYAGSGRSGGSSRRPSVQGEFALPVTLTPALPAVETFAALDMPAALLTTLAHEGMAVPFPIQGATLPNALAGRNVLGRGRTGSGKTLAFGLALLARTAGQRAEPLQPLALVLVPTRELAQQVTDALTPYARSLRLRMATVVGGMSIGRQINLLRSGAEVVVATPGRLKDLIDRGSCRLDQVAVTVLDEADQMADMGFMPQVTALLDQVRPDGQRMLFSATLDRNVDLLVRRYLHDPVVHSVDPSAGAVTTMEHHVLHVHGADKNTVATQIAARDGRVIMFLDTKHAVDKLTDHLLNSGVRAAALHGGKSQPQRTRTLEQFKTGHVTVLVATNVAARGIHVDNLDLVVNIDPPSDHKDYLHRGGRTARAGESGSVATLVLPHQRRDMIRLMRDAGITPQTAQVRPDEAELTRITGAQAPSGVPCVITAPVVERAKRSSSATRGRRSRFAQARRSASGERPAPRAAVAA, from the coding sequence GTGAACCCCGTCCGTTCCACTCGCTCGTATTCCAGCTCCGGTTCCGCCGGCCGCAGCGGCGCTCCGGGCGTCGGCGGCCACAGCCGTTCGGCCCCGAACCGCTCCGGCGCCCCGAGCCGTTCCGGCGGCAACGCCGGTTCCGGTCGCTCCGGCGGCTACGCGGGCTCCGGCCGGTCCGGCGGATCGAGCCGACGCCCCTCCGTCCAGGGCGAGTTCGCCCTGCCGGTCACCCTCACCCCGGCACTGCCCGCGGTGGAGACCTTCGCCGCTCTGGACATGCCGGCCGCCCTGCTGACCACGCTGGCCCACGAGGGCATGGCGGTGCCGTTCCCGATCCAGGGCGCGACCCTGCCCAACGCCCTGGCCGGCCGCAACGTCCTGGGCCGCGGCCGTACCGGCTCCGGCAAGACCCTGGCCTTCGGCCTGGCCCTGCTGGCCAGGACCGCCGGACAGCGCGCCGAGCCGCTCCAGCCCCTCGCCCTGGTTCTGGTGCCGACCCGCGAGCTCGCCCAGCAGGTCACCGACGCCCTGACCCCCTACGCCCGCTCGCTGCGGCTGCGGATGGCCACCGTCGTCGGCGGCATGTCCATCGGACGGCAGATCAACCTGCTGCGCAGTGGCGCCGAAGTCGTCGTCGCCACCCCGGGCCGGCTCAAGGACCTGATCGACCGGGGCTCCTGCCGGCTGGACCAGGTCGCCGTCACCGTCCTCGACGAGGCCGACCAGATGGCCGACATGGGCTTCATGCCGCAGGTCACCGCCCTGCTGGACCAGGTGCGCCCGGACGGACAGCGCATGCTGTTCTCCGCCACCCTGGACCGCAACGTCGACCTGCTGGTGCGCCGCTACCTGCACGACCCGGTCGTCCACTCCGTCGACCCCTCGGCCGGAGCGGTCACCACGATGGAGCACCATGTGCTGCACGTCCACGGCGCCGACAAGAACACCGTGGCCACGCAGATCGCCGCCCGCGACGGCCGGGTCATCATGTTCCTCGACACCAAGCACGCCGTGGACAAGCTCACCGACCACCTGCTGAACAGCGGCGTACGGGCCGCGGCCCTGCACGGGGGCAAGTCCCAGCCGCAGCGGACCCGCACTCTGGAGCAGTTCAAGACCGGGCACGTCACCGTCCTGGTCGCCACGAACGTCGCCGCGCGCGGCATCCACGTCGACAACCTCGACCTGGTCGTCAACATCGACCCGCCGAGCGACCACAAGGACTACCTGCACCGTGGCGGCCGCACCGCGCGCGCCGGTGAGTCGGGCAGCGTCGCCACGCTGGTCCTGCCCCACCAGCGCCGTGACATGATCCGCCTGATGCGGGACGCGGGCATCACCCCGCAGACCGCCCAGGTCCGCCCCGACGAGGCGGAGTTGACCCGGATCACCGGAGCGCAGGCACCCAGCGGCGTTCCGTGCGTCATCACCGCGCCGGTCGTGGAGCGTGCCAAGCGCAGCTCCTCCGCCACCCGCGGCCGGCGCAGCCGCTTCGCCCAGGCCCGCCGCTCCGCCTCCGGCGAGCGCCCGGCGCCCCGCGCGGCCGTCGCCGCGTAA
- a CDS encoding alpha/beta hydrolase, which produces MRINRPARPSRRSALLGVAAAAGLSAAVITLPGTAGAAPHHPVRPTIVLEHGAFADAASWDGVVSQLQRAGYPVVSAANPLRGPATDAAYLRSVLDHVDGPVVLVGHSYGGTVISQAAAGIEDKVKALVYIAAFLPDTGESSIGLTNKFPGSTLGEAVESVDYTLPDGGRGADVYIKPELFRDQFAADVPVEKARLMAAGQRPIAAAALEEKSTQAAWKTIPSWSLVTTEDRNIPVAAQRYMSARAKARTTTIDASHAVSVSHPEAVTRIVEQAARTVR; this is translated from the coding sequence ATGCGCATCAACCGTCCGGCCCGTCCGAGCCGCAGATCCGCGCTGCTCGGTGTCGCGGCGGCCGCAGGGCTGTCCGCCGCCGTCATCACGCTGCCCGGTACCGCCGGCGCGGCGCCCCATCACCCCGTACGTCCGACGATCGTGCTGGAGCACGGGGCGTTCGCCGACGCCGCGAGCTGGGACGGTGTCGTCTCCCAGCTGCAGCGTGCGGGCTACCCGGTGGTGTCCGCCGCCAACCCGCTGCGTGGTCCGGCGACCGATGCCGCGTACCTGCGCAGCGTCCTCGACCACGTCGACGGGCCCGTGGTCCTGGTCGGCCACTCCTACGGCGGCACCGTCATCAGCCAGGCCGCCGCGGGCATCGAGGACAAGGTGAAGGCGCTGGTCTATATCGCGGCGTTCCTGCCCGACACCGGCGAGAGCTCGATCGGGCTGACGAACAAGTTCCCGGGCAGCACCCTCGGCGAGGCCGTCGAGTCCGTCGACTACACGCTGCCCGACGGTGGCCGGGGCGCGGACGTGTACATCAAGCCGGAGTTGTTCCGCGACCAGTTCGCCGCGGACGTGCCGGTGGAGAAGGCCAGGCTCATGGCAGCCGGGCAGCGCCCGATCGCCGCCGCCGCACTGGAGGAGAAGTCCACGCAGGCCGCCTGGAAGACGATCCCCTCCTGGTCGCTGGTCACCACGGAGGACCGCAACATCCCCGTGGCCGCCCAGCGTTACATGTCGGCCCGCGCCAAGGCCCGTACGACGACCATCGACGCGTCGCACGCCGTATCCGTCTCCCACCCCGAGGCCGTCACCCGCATCGTCGAGCAGGCGGCCCGCACGGTCCGATGA
- a CDS encoding helix-turn-helix domain-containing protein produces the protein MSRQAGREQERGTDRGRGVIEGAFALLEALRRCGGEAGLTEIAAACALPKGSAHRLLEQLLLVGAVERRGSRYRVGSQLYRLGQAWEPHPGLRVAARHPLHRLRAATGASALLTVLHDGRALTVASVPGEAEPLVPVRNGMSFLLDTAAGQVLSARGRAGTGGRLPGAVLECAEVVDGVCCAALPVRGHDDRTVAAITVMTLSARGLQRAAQEAARAGAAVTAALVRPGTSSPRLPPVLHY, from the coding sequence ATGTCGCGACAGGCGGGCAGGGAGCAGGAACGGGGAACGGACCGCGGGCGGGGCGTGATCGAGGGGGCGTTCGCGCTCCTGGAGGCGTTGCGCAGGTGCGGCGGGGAGGCCGGGCTCACCGAGATCGCCGCGGCCTGCGCCCTGCCCAAGGGGAGCGCGCACCGGCTGCTGGAGCAGTTGCTGCTGGTGGGCGCGGTGGAACGACGGGGCAGCCGCTACCGCGTCGGCTCGCAGCTCTACCGCCTCGGGCAGGCGTGGGAGCCGCACCCGGGCCTACGGGTGGCGGCCCGCCACCCGCTGCACCGGCTGCGGGCGGCCACCGGGGCGAGCGCCCTGCTGACCGTCCTGCACGACGGCCGGGCCCTCACCGTGGCGTCCGTGCCGGGCGAGGCGGAGCCGCTGGTACCGGTGCGGAACGGGATGAGCTTCCTGCTGGACACGGCGGCCGGCCAGGTGCTGAGCGCTCGGGGCCGGGCCGGCACCGGAGGGCGGCTGCCGGGGGCGGTACTGGAGTGCGCGGAGGTGGTGGACGGTGTGTGCTGCGCGGCGCTGCCGGTGCGGGGGCACGACGACCGGACCGTCGCCGCGATCACCGTCATGACGCTGTCGGCACGAGGACTGCAACGGGCGGCCCAGGAGGCGGCGCGGGCGGGCGCGGCCGTCACCGCGGCGCTCGTGCGGCCCGGCACGTCCTCACCGCGCCTGCCTCCCGTCCTGCACTACTGA
- a CDS encoding alpha/beta hydrolase, with protein sequence MAFITVGQENSTGIELYYEDHGTGQPVVLIHGYPLDGHSWEKQSAALLSAGYRVITYDRRGFGRSSRPTTGYDYDTFAADLNVVLETLDLDDVVLVGFSMGTGEVGRYLGTYGSARIAKAAFLASLEPFLLKTDDNPGGVDGTLFKDIEGAVTADRYAYFTAFYQDFYNLDENLGTRISEEAVRNSWNVAAGASAYASLACVATWTTDFRADLPKIDVPALILHGTADRILPIEATGELFHQALPQADYVVIDGAPHGLLWTHAQEVTDALLAFLAK encoded by the coding sequence ATGGCGTTCATCACCGTCGGTCAGGAAAACTCCACCGGCATCGAGCTGTACTACGAGGACCACGGCACGGGGCAGCCGGTCGTGCTGATCCACGGCTACCCCCTCGACGGCCACTCCTGGGAGAAGCAGTCCGCCGCACTCCTGTCGGCCGGCTACCGCGTGATCACGTACGACCGGCGCGGTTTCGGCCGCTCCAGCCGGCCCACCACCGGCTACGACTACGACACCTTCGCAGCCGACCTGAACGTGGTCCTGGAGACCCTCGACCTCGACGACGTCGTCCTCGTGGGCTTCTCCATGGGCACCGGAGAGGTCGGCCGTTACCTGGGCACCTACGGCTCCGCCCGGATCGCCAAGGCCGCCTTCCTCGCCTCCCTCGAACCCTTCCTCCTCAAGACCGACGACAACCCCGGCGGCGTCGACGGCACCCTCTTCAAGGACATCGAAGGCGCGGTCACCGCCGACCGCTACGCCTACTTCACCGCGTTCTACCAGGACTTCTACAACCTCGACGAGAACCTCGGCACACGCATCAGCGAGGAAGCCGTCCGCAACAGCTGGAACGTCGCCGCCGGGGCCTCCGCGTACGCCTCGCTGGCCTGCGTGGCCACCTGGACCACCGACTTCCGTGCCGACCTGCCCAAGATCGACGTCCCGGCACTGATCCTGCACGGCACCGCCGACCGCATCCTGCCCATCGAGGCGACCGGCGAACTCTTCCACCAAGCGCTCCCGCAGGCCGACTACGTCGTCATCGACGGCGCACCCCACGGCCTGCTGTGGACCCACGCCCAGGAGGTCACCGACGCACTCCTGGCGTTCCTCGCCAAGTGA